Within the Echinicola sp. 20G genome, the region AAATAAACCAACTCAAATGATCATGTTAGAATCCAGCAAAGCATTTGGTAGTTTCGCCGTAAATAATCTAGAAGAAGCCAAGGATTTTTACACAAATACCCTTGGTTTGAAAGTCACTGATCACCCTATGGGCTTATTGGAATTGCATACCCCCAGCAACCAAGCCATCATCATTTACCCCAAGCCAGACCATATACCCGCAACATTCACCATCTTAAACTTCCCTGTAAAAAATCTAGAGAAGACGGTGGATGCACTTATCATAAAGGGAGTAACCTTTGAACAATACACCGGACAAATTCAAACCAACGAAAAGGGAATTTCAAAAAGCAAGCACGGCCCCCATATTGCCTGGTTCAAGGATCCTGCAGGGAATATCCTTTCATTGATAGAGGAAGGTTAATGGAAGAAACAAATTATAGCTTAACACGCTCAAGTGTATCTCCAAAAATAATAAGAGCATCAGGAAAAATCATCAGATATTCTATTGTATCAACCTTACTTCTAAATTCATCAGTACAGTTTTGAAATAGGAGATAAGAATGTCCATTAGAATTGTATAAAGAAAAATTAGAAGAAAATCCGCTATTTAATCCAGATCCCTCATTTTGTCTTTCATCAATATTCAAATCATATTGGGAAAGTTTACCTTCATTTTTATTTTCAAACTGAAATTCAAGTACTTGGATTTGCCTAGATAGACCGATATCTATGATAGAATCATCAATATGAGAAATCTTATAAATTCCCGAATCGGTTCTAACTGTAATCCGCTCCATTCCAAATGGTTCAACTATATCTTCTATTTCAAAAGTATCGCTCACATAATAAATATTATTAGTAATATCCCACATACCTTCTAATGGCCGATGATGAGGTGAACAGCTAAAGAAAACGACAATCATTATTGACAAAAACATTTTCATTTCTTGCAATTTCTATTTCATGGAATGAATTTGCTCATTCCGAATTAGAAAACAATTTCACTTTCTAATATCGATAAAGAGCCTCATCTATTTATTTACAAGATCCTTTTCTGTTATCTTTTCCCAATATTCTTTTAGATTTGAGGCCTTCTTAAAAAATGATTTTAAAATAGTAATTGAAAAAATCATTCCTACTAAGAGCATTAAAAAATTCCAATACCAGATTAATGGCTTCTCATTAAGCTTAATTAAAATACAGTTCTTATCTATATTTATTAATTCGGACTCTATCATTTTAAAATCTTCAAAATCTAAGTTTTCAAAACCAGATTTTACCAAACCCCTTATAGGCTCACCAGCATCAGGAATACACCCTC harbors:
- a CDS encoding VOC family protein, yielding MIMLESSKAFGSFAVNNLEEAKDFYTNTLGLKVTDHPMGLLELHTPSNQAIIIYPKPDHIPATFTILNFPVKNLEKTVDALIIKGVTFEQYTGQIQTNEKGISKSKHGPHIAWFKDPAGNILSLIEEG